A genome region from Bufo gargarizans isolate SCDJY-AF-19 chromosome 2, ASM1485885v1, whole genome shotgun sequence includes the following:
- the LOC122926450 gene encoding toll-like receptor 2: MKTKICSTLFLILLCSQKIHKADGDCTYDRYLRHCSCSLLDLTNILTILPCVEALSFEFNGGTFINHEHFAKLDMKLVMNMIHVSLAKISFANAVLSEEFLVAFIDVIHQVPVDLLSFENTTFVGQSLNNLRGSPPNILSLQFINTSSNPLIQRDSPFERFGNWMSILRNLTVKQSQLTGGPCDIGIHFQGLTTLELSESLLSDDNMFAVFCNDAFPTLQILKLRSNNFSNYEILCQALSRYNELRHLDLSLNDLSFISNSLCEWQPSLSHLNLSNTGLEHVSINLPPNCEVLDLSHNKIEYLNISLPIVRELYLSYNRLSTLPSMGHIPILQILAVDGNPIKQLEVSQIQAFKLLSSFKGDNIPYTCSCSFIKEIKEMAKSGLTLQWWPDEYTCDSPEFVRGMVINDVNYSLFECHTQPLTIVICIVILIMCVAIIICFVKICQSNKTRSQCMQAGNSNTM; encoded by the coding sequence ATGAAGACAAAGATCTGCTCTACACTTTTTCTCATTCTTCTATGTTCTCAGAAGATTCACAAGGCAGATGGAGACTGTACATATGATAGATACCTCAGACATTGTTCCTGTTCACTACTTGACTTGACCAACATTTTGACCATCCTTCCATGTGTCGAGGCTTTAAGTTTTGAATTCAATGGTGGAACATTCATCAACCATGAACATTTTGCTAAACTGGACATGAAATTGGTTATGAACATGATCCATGTTTCATTGGCCAAGATCAGTTTTGCCAATGCAGTATTGTCTGAGGAATTCTTGGTTGCTTTTATAGATGTAATACACCAGGTTCCTGTTGACCTCCTCTCATTTGAGAACACAACCTTTGTTGGACAATCTCTGAATAATTTGAGAGGATCACCTCCTAATATATTATCTCTACAGTTcatcaacacatcttcaaacccatTAATCCAGAGAGACTCTCCCTTTGAAAGGTTTGGCAATTGGATGTCCATTCTGAGGAACCTTACTGTGAAACAGTCACAATTAACAGGTGGTCCTTGTGACATCGGTATACATTTTCAGGGATTGACGACTTTAGAGCTATCAGAAAGCCTCCTGTCTGATGACAATATGTTCGCTGTATTTTGTAATGATGCCTTTCCTACGCTACAAATCCTAAAACTAAGAAGTAACAATTTTAGTAATTATGAGATTCTATGCCAAGCGTTAAGCAGATATAACGAACTGAGGCACTTAGATTTAAGTCTCAATGACTTGTCTTTTATATCAAACTCTTTATGTGAGTGGCAGCCATCTTTAAGTCACTTAAATCTATCTAATACAGGCTTAGAACATGTGAGTATTAATCTACCACCAAATTGTGAAGTATtagatctaagtcacaacaagaTTGAATACCTAAATATTTCTCTGCCCATAGTGAGAGAGCTATATTTGTCCTACAATAGGCTTTCTACTCTTCCCTCCATGGGCCATATCCCTATTCTACAAATTCTAGCTGTAGATGGGAATCCCATCAAACAGTTAGAAGTTAGTCAGATACAAGCATTCAAGCTTCTGAGTAGCTTTAAAGGTGATAACATCCCATACACATGCTCTTGCTCGTTTATAAAAGAAATTAAAGAAATGGCAAAGTCTGGTCTGACACTTCAGTGGTGGCCAGATGAATACACATGCGACTCTCCAGAATTTGTGCGGGGTATGGTGATCAATGATGTGAACTACTCATTGTTTGAGTGCCACACACAGCCCTTAACCATTGTCATATGTATTGTAATATTAATAATGTGTGTAGCTATAATAATTTGCTTTGTAAAAATTTGCCAGAGTAACAAAACAAGATCTCAATGCATGCAAGCTGGAAATTCAAATACTATGTAA